One Dysidea avara chromosome 7, odDysAvar1.4, whole genome shotgun sequence genomic region harbors:
- the LOC136259802 gene encoding uncharacterized protein — translation MKRVTIGNTEKVPSDKPSALSQRAQSAHTRDAMGKYTGEAPLTILEQPFPSGFDYQPSTSLTTRKRPEYSITGKPYPKKSEQRPTPGDHEIAGDMSWDSDKKTFIVSPKGKTWPYGPREDAHLTCSTGAGHYKVVYGDTGSGIKQSVSSRHKGGINVGPPNSSVQPVDTFGVKTPGPDYRPNSPYWGRGPQHHIGVRLKPKSAETPGPGPGAYALPSDVDSITGPLIGEQLYRENDPEYPAPNAYDIPETVGTGLKKSFGIMYDDVASKNKNPPPNRYYIRNLKGNAPSMTYRAFPWPLETRPGPSDHDPVAQSIHPRASDYSCRKKCLPVFPDILNYSAEYETVSVPGAGEYNYDRDFQENSNPAYSMGTLLPAKPNDHPGPNHYHLQHTNRSNIARVPSYTMGQTLSKPKNKGETPAPWDYQPDVDNTKLRVPTYSMTPRRKDSNKSKGPSPNAYNISRGQTHKGSSTGKSCSFSSRHSPHQYAGFPTAALARL, via the exons ATGAAGCGAGTCACTATTGGCAATACGGAGAAAGTTCCTAGTGATAAACCAAGTGCTCTAAGCCAAAGAG CCCAGTCTGCTCATACCAGAGATGCAATGGGAAAATACACTGGAGAAGCACCTCTCACAATACTCG AGCAACCTTTTCCCAGCGGATTTGACTATCAACCCAGCACCTCTTTAACCACAAGAAAGCGACCAGAATATTCCATCACTGGAAAACCATATCCTAAGAAGT CTGAACAAAGGCCAACACCTGGTGACCATGAAATTGCTGGTGACATGTCCTGGGATTCAGACAAGAAAACATTTATTGTTTCACCAAAAGGAAAAACGTGGCCTTATGGACCCAGAG AGGATGCTCACCTGACATGCAGTACTGGTGCAGGACACTACAAGGTAGTCTATGGAGATACTGGCTCTGGTATCAAACAGTCCGTAAGCTCACGACACAAAGGTGGAATCAACGTTGGTCCTCCCAATTCCAGTGTGCAGCCTGTTGACACTTTTG GAGTCAAGACCCCAGGACCAGACTACAGACCAAACTCACCGTACTGGGGTAGAGGACCCCAGCACCATATCGGTGTCCGTTTAAAACCCAAGAGTGCTGAGACTCCAGGACCAG GTCCAGGAGCATATGCTCTTCCCAGTGATGTTGACTCAATTACTGGACCGTTGATAGGAGAGCAGCTGTACAGAGAAAATGACCCTGAGTATCCAGCACCAAATGCCTACGATATTCCAGAGACAGTTGGGACTGGGTTGAAGAAGTCATTTGGCATTATGTATGATGATGTTGCAAGTA AAAATAAAAATCCACCACCCAACCGATACTATATTAGAAATCTTAAGGGGAATGCTCCTAGCATGACCTATCGGGCATTTCCTTGGCCTT TAGAGACAAGGCCTGGGCCATCTGATCATGATCCAGTAGCACAATCTATTCACCCACGAGCATCAGATTACAGCTGCAGGAAAAAATGCTTACCAGTGTTCCCAGACATTCTAAATTATTCTGCAGAATACG AGACAGTGTCAGTTCCTGGTGCAGGGGAGTACAATTATGACAGGGATTTCCAAGAGAATTCCAATCCAGCGTACTCCATGGGCACATTGCTACCAGCTAAACCCA ATGATCATCCTGGCCCTAACCACTATCACTTACAACATACAAACAGATCTAATATTGCTCGTGTCCCATCGTATACCATGGGTCAGACATTATCCAAGCCTAAGAATAAGGGAGAAACTCCAGCACCTTGGGATTATCAACCTGATGTTGATAACACAAAGCTCCGTGTCCCAACATATTCCATGACTCCAAGAAGAAAAGATTCAAACA AATCTAAAGGTCCATCTCCTAATGCATACAACATCTCAAGAGGACAAACCCACAAAGGGAGTTCTACTGGTAAATCCTGCAGTTTCAGTAGCAGACATTCACCCCATCAGTATGCAGGATTCCCCACTGCAGCCCTTGCTAGACTATAA